From Chryseobacterium shandongense, the proteins below share one genomic window:
- a CDS encoding ATP-binding protein, whose translation MANFYREHPSEEIAFRLFGNGDNEIYNSNYRIDPIAIPLLLSILEQLSKFHRGPLKLFLNNNYATSSALEFLYRANFFKTAGDKDYYHQSGNSIISYNAEYLGAFKGKEIRKDHLVRSYKKDDYSTIEFQLYNEILLRDQINSMTSYYVQEHFRELLFDNPNTIAYHNTYIDILSELITNGVIHSGSTTYAMMFVDRYRTKFSISDNGIGLKKSLDTKVFFPFYYSKDEFRNSLEKKETKFSPVFIENLIDIFEALFYSSIKEREGIFDLMLNVVLNSQGYFRLHTDNCQIIVTNRIFKYLSSLQKIRASILYTHKLNENTELDNSIYKKDIVEYKNQIKKLFAKMLSVTIDYYSEETQFSSIRFFNVKFKGVHIEVEIPNR comes from the coding sequence TTGGCAAATTTTTATAGGGAACATCCGTCTGAAGAAATTGCCTTCAGGTTGTTTGGAAACGGGGATAATGAAATTTATAATTCAAACTACAGGATTGACCCTATAGCTATCCCTCTATTATTGAGCATCTTAGAGCAGTTAAGTAAATTTCACAGGGGTCCCTTAAAATTATTTTTAAATAATAACTATGCAACAAGCTCAGCATTGGAATTTCTTTATAGAGCAAACTTTTTTAAAACTGCCGGTGACAAAGACTACTATCATCAATCTGGAAATAGTATAATTTCCTATAATGCAGAGTATCTTGGCGCTTTCAAAGGAAAGGAAATAAGAAAAGACCATTTAGTCAGGTCTTACAAAAAAGATGATTATTCAACTATTGAGTTTCAGCTTTACAATGAAATACTCCTACGGGATCAAATAAACTCAATGACCTCCTATTACGTACAGGAGCATTTTAGAGAATTGCTATTTGATAATCCTAATACAATTGCGTACCACAATACTTATATCGACATCTTGTCGGAACTCATCACAAACGGAGTCATTCACTCAGGATCTACAACATACGCTATGATGTTTGTAGACAGGTATCGAACCAAATTTTCGATTTCTGATAATGGGATCGGATTGAAAAAATCGCTCGATACAAAAGTTTTTTTTCCGTTTTACTACAGCAAAGATGAATTTAGAAATTCGTTAGAGAAAAAAGAAACTAAATTTTCACCTGTTTTTATTGAAAATTTGATCGACATATTTGAGGCTTTGTTTTACTCTTCAATTAAAGAACGGGAAGGAATTTTTGATTTGATGCTAAATGTTGTTCTGAATTCACAGGGTTACTTTAGGCTTCATACCGACAATTGTCAAATAATAGTAACTAATAGAATCTTTAAGTATCTTTCATCACTTCAAAAAATTAGGGCATCAATTTTATATACCCATAAGCTAAATGAAAATACAGAATTGGATAATTCAATTTATAAAAAGGATATAGTTGAGTATAAAAATCAGATCAAAAAACTCTTTGCAAAAATGCTCTCAGTAACAATTGACTATTATTCTGAAGAAACACAGTTTTCCTCCATTAGATTTTTCAACGTAAAATTTAAAGGGGTTCATATCGAGGTAGAAATTCCTAATCGTTAA